A portion of the Bifidobacterium sp. ESL0800 genome contains these proteins:
- a CDS encoding DUF3290 domain-containing protein, which translates to MTFYGINYLQNQHGINQVVRFVIIIALCVALVAFFVLYLRHRLKTKYRDLGIIALLLVVLVLGSGFTQFQQSETASAKSEQMVSFVQHVAKERHVSENDVLVNSKYLNQDVIVKIGDKYYTVNLNTDYTAYKLTETHMLADVKEEK; encoded by the coding sequence ATGACATTTTACGGTATCAATTACCTGCAGAACCAGCACGGCATCAACCAGGTCGTCCGATTCGTCATCATCATCGCGCTGTGCGTGGCGCTGGTCGCGTTCTTCGTGCTCTATCTGCGGCACCGGCTCAAAACGAAATACCGGGACTTGGGCATCATCGCGCTGCTGTTGGTGGTGCTCGTGCTCGGCAGCGGCTTCACGCAGTTCCAGCAAAGCGAGACGGCCAGCGCCAAAAGCGAGCAGATGGTCAGTTTTGTGCAGCACGTCGCCAAGGAGCGGCACGTTTCCGAAAACGACGTGCTGGTCAATTCGAAATACCTGAATCAGGACGTCATCGTCAAAATCGGCGACAAATACTATACGGTCAACCTCAACACGGACTACACCGCCTACAAACTCACCGAAACCCACATGCTCGCCGACGTCAAAGAAGAAAAGTAA
- a CDS encoding DUF421 domain-containing protein, which yields MLISTTLIVKLVVGIAFLIVHINLFGKSNLAPTSAMDQIQNYVLGAIIGGVIYNEQITVLQFVFVLITWMLLCMLIKFGKENSRPIKKLIDGSPVMLISHGKVDVATCMRKGVSASDLMLKLRSQGVYEISKVLKAYFEQNGQLTVICYGDETLRLPLIVDGQVDTDVLEAIGHDKDWLEDEVKKQGYDGTSGVYIGEYVSKKLELTGYAK from the coding sequence ATGCTTATCAGCACCACACTCATCGTCAAACTCGTCGTGGGCATCGCCTTCCTGATCGTCCACATCAACCTCTTCGGCAAATCCAACCTCGCACCCACCAGCGCCATGGACCAGATCCAGAACTACGTGCTCGGCGCCATCATCGGCGGCGTGATCTACAACGAGCAGATCACCGTGCTCCAGTTCGTCTTCGTGCTGATCACGTGGATGCTTTTGTGCATGCTCATCAAGTTCGGCAAGGAGAACAGCCGGCCAATCAAGAAACTCATCGACGGCAGTCCGGTCATGCTCATCTCGCACGGCAAGGTCGATGTCGCCACCTGCATGCGCAAGGGCGTTTCGGCCAGCGACCTGATGCTCAAGCTGCGCTCGCAGGGCGTCTACGAGATTTCCAAAGTGCTGAAGGCCTACTTCGAGCAGAACGGCCAGTTGACCGTCATCTGCTATGGTGACGAGACACTGCGCCTGCCGCTGATCGTCGATGGTCAGGTCGACACGGACGTGCTGGAGGCCATCGGCCACGACAAGGATTGGCTCGAGGACGAGGTCAAAAAGCAGGGTTACGACGGCACCAGCGGCGTGTATATCGGCGAGTACGTCTCCAAGAAGCTGGAACTGACCGGTTACGCGAAGTAG
- a CDS encoding diacylglycerol kinase family protein yields MSRTVLVIVIAVVAVCVLAVAAALARRAWWRWRRVQRLNQRDDDQVRYAFIINPSKPQAARARLHIEEFCKDHDIAEIEFIETTLQRDGRVCALEALEHGANVLVAVGGDGTVRTVASAISGTGHTLGIIPIGTGNLFARNMGIPVDDINAALAIATSHGERMVDMGRMALLDRPDDDHAHAFLIIAGIGFDADMINDTDPELKKNISWLAYFSGGMKHLFAPKYRGAVTITSADGSSHTVGELHFRTFMAGNCGQIPVFSLMPDASFDDGLLDFEIIDTSGGILGWMNLFGDVMHQTITGRAQQSPLSTNSTMDQIQGIKAEIQLEKPALAQVDGDMLGSTSHIRFSVEPKSLRVRVPAKAELEQI; encoded by the coding sequence ATGTCTCGAACCGTACTTGTCATCGTCATCGCCGTGGTTGCGGTATGCGTTCTCGCCGTTGCCGCCGCGCTGGCACGGCGCGCCTGGTGGCGGTGGCGCAGGGTACAGAGACTCAACCAACGTGACGACGATCAGGTCCGGTACGCCTTCATCATCAACCCTTCGAAACCCCAGGCCGCGCGTGCACGCCTGCACATCGAGGAATTCTGCAAAGACCATGACATCGCCGAGATCGAATTCATCGAAACGACGCTTCAACGGGACGGACGCGTTTGTGCGCTGGAAGCGCTGGAACACGGCGCCAACGTCCTGGTGGCTGTGGGCGGCGACGGCACCGTGCGCACCGTGGCCAGCGCCATAAGCGGCACCGGGCACACCTTGGGCATCATCCCCATCGGCACCGGCAACCTTTTCGCCCGCAACATGGGCATCCCCGTCGACGACATCAACGCGGCCCTGGCCATCGCCACCTCGCACGGCGAACGCATGGTCGACATGGGACGCATGGCACTGCTCGACCGGCCCGACGACGACCATGCCCACGCCTTCCTCATTATCGCAGGCATCGGTTTCGACGCCGACATGATCAACGACACCGATCCGGAATTGAAGAAAAACATCAGTTGGCTCGCCTATTTCTCCGGCGGCATGAAGCATCTGTTCGCGCCGAAATACCGCGGGGCCGTCACCATCACCAGCGCCGACGGAAGCTCTCACACGGTCGGCGAGCTGCATTTCCGTACGTTCATGGCCGGCAATTGCGGCCAGATTCCCGTGTTCTCGCTGATGCCTGACGCCTCGTTCGACGACGGACTGCTCGATTTCGAAATCATCGATACTTCCGGCGGCATCCTCGGATGGATGAACCTTTTCGGCGACGTGATGCACCAGACCATCACCGGACGCGCACAGCAAAGCCCGCTTTCCACCAATTCGACCATGGACCAGATCCAGGGCATCAAGGCAGAAATCCAGCTCGAAAAGCCCGCGCTGGCTCAGGTCGACGGCGACATGCTCGGCTCGACCAGCCACATCCGTTTCAGCGTCGAGCCCAAGTCGCTGCGCGTGCGCGTCCCGGCCAAGGCCGAGCTGGAGCAGATCTAA
- the serS gene encoding serine--tRNA ligase, protein MLDIQFIREHPDVVRDSQRKRGESVELVDEVLKQDETRRAALKSYEEARASQKAMGKKVAAAAPEEKATLIAQTKDLAGKVAEYKKTSDDASAAYTKAMWQFSNIVEPEAPEGGEDDYVVVQKVGTPRDFKAEGFEPKDHLTLGVGVAGIDMRRGVKVSGSRFYFLRGAVARMQIAMLTMAVDQAEENGFTLAITPTLVRPEVMAGTGFLNSHADEIYRLREPDDQYLVGTSEVALAGMHENEILDLSNGPLKYTGWSSCYRREAGAAGKDTSGIIRVHQFDKVEMFVYCKQEDSRKMHQQLLGMEEQMLAKVEVPYRTIDTAAGDLGSSAARKFDNEAWVPTQGRYRELTSTSNCTEYQARRLNIRERCEDGSTRPVSTLNGTLATTRWLVAILENHQQKDGSIEIPKAMRPYMGGREVIEPTKWEA, encoded by the coding sequence ATGCTAGATATCCAATTTATCCGTGAACATCCCGACGTCGTGCGCGATTCCCAGCGCAAGCGCGGAGAATCCGTCGAACTCGTCGACGAGGTTTTGAAGCAGGACGAAACCCGCCGTGCCGCCCTGAAATCCTATGAGGAGGCGCGTGCCAGCCAGAAGGCCATGGGCAAGAAGGTCGCTGCCGCCGCTCCTGAAGAGAAGGCCACGCTGATCGCGCAGACCAAGGATCTGGCGGGCAAGGTCGCCGAGTACAAGAAGACCTCCGACGACGCTTCCGCGGCCTACACCAAGGCCATGTGGCAGTTCTCCAACATCGTCGAGCCCGAAGCGCCCGAAGGCGGCGAGGACGATTACGTGGTGGTGCAGAAGGTCGGCACGCCGCGCGACTTCAAGGCCGAGGGCTTCGAACCCAAGGACCACCTGACGCTCGGCGTCGGTGTGGCCGGCATCGACATGCGTCGTGGCGTCAAGGTCTCCGGATCTCGCTTCTACTTCCTGCGCGGCGCTGTGGCCCGCATGCAGATCGCGATGCTCACCATGGCCGTCGACCAGGCTGAGGAGAACGGCTTCACGCTCGCCATCACCCCGACGCTGGTGCGTCCCGAGGTCATGGCCGGAACCGGCTTCCTGAATTCGCACGCAGACGAGATCTACCGTCTGCGCGAACCTGATGACCAGTACCTCGTGGGCACTTCGGAAGTGGCGCTCGCGGGCATGCACGAAAACGAGATCCTCGACCTGTCCAACGGGCCGCTGAAGTACACCGGCTGGTCCAGCTGCTACCGGCGCGAGGCCGGTGCCGCGGGCAAGGACACGTCCGGCATCATCCGCGTCCACCAGTTCGACAAGGTGGAGATGTTCGTCTATTGCAAGCAGGAGGATTCCCGCAAGATGCACCAGCAGCTGCTGGGCATGGAGGAGCAGATGCTGGCCAAGGTCGAGGTGCCCTACCGCACTATCGACACCGCCGCCGGCGACCTCGGCTCCTCCGCCGCACGCAAGTTCGACAACGAGGCTTGGGTGCCCACGCAGGGCCGCTACCGCGAGCTCACGTCCACCTCGAACTGCACCGAGTACCAGGCCCGTCGCCTCAACATCCGCGAGCGTTGCGAGGACGGCTCCACCCGCCCGGTCTCCACGTTGAACGGTACACTGGCCACCACGCGCTGGCTCGTAGCCATCCTCGAGAACCATCAGCAGAAGGACGGCTCCATCGAGATTCCGAAGGCCATGCGCCCCTACATGGGCGGCCGCGAGGTCATCGAGCCCACCAAGTGGGAGGCGTGA
- a CDS encoding choice-of-anchor L domain-containing protein yields the protein MAAKQHKGRFGKRTLQGITSATAAILATFMLAPTGAQAVEPATPASPSATVSTANAQVAADPSQHSLTRQAPQHANAQDDTDSDVSVTKADANALLKVLLADDSLSVSNVKLTGSPEAAGTFAHGQTTLGIDNGILFSTGNLTDNMESSLNADGDPDLDAILGGPKTHDAISLEFDFVPKGSTLSFNYVFGSEEYPKFVGSDYNDTFAFLVNGKNVALIPGSNDPVSINNVNADKNSEYFVDNSDYTINSLPGTGFGGLTKVMPVNAPVTKDQTNHIKIVIADAGDQVLNSFVAIQKNSMKSLGTVNVHYVDTTGKHLSDDVALTGNIGDPYTSEKKSFNGYTFQRVQGNEHGTFVNQTQEVTYVYSAVTTPASTQPKPTLAETGATVLPVVGLMSLLLTAACGMLLGKRRNS from the coding sequence ATGGCAGCAAAACAACACAAAGGCCGCTTCGGAAAACGGACTTTACAAGGCATAACAAGCGCGACAGCGGCCATCCTGGCCACGTTCATGCTTGCCCCGACCGGAGCCCAGGCCGTTGAACCGGCTACGCCAGCCTCCCCATCGGCAACGGTATCCACGGCAAACGCACAAGTCGCCGCGGATCCGTCACAGCATTCGCTAACGCGGCAAGCACCCCAGCACGCCAATGCCCAAGACGACACCGATTCTGACGTAAGCGTGACAAAGGCAGACGCCAATGCGTTGCTGAAGGTTTTGCTTGCCGACGATTCCCTCTCGGTTTCAAATGTAAAGCTGACCGGCTCCCCCGAAGCGGCCGGAACCTTTGCTCATGGACAGACAACGTTGGGAATCGACAACGGCATCCTCTTCTCCACCGGCAACCTGACCGACAATATGGAGTCGTCGCTCAATGCTGACGGCGACCCCGACTTGGATGCCATACTTGGCGGCCCAAAGACCCATGACGCGATTTCATTGGAATTCGATTTCGTGCCCAAAGGCTCCACGCTGTCGTTCAACTATGTATTCGGATCAGAGGAATATCCGAAATTTGTAGGAAGCGACTATAACGACACCTTCGCTTTCCTGGTCAACGGCAAGAACGTTGCGCTGATTCCCGGATCGAATGACCCCGTAAGCATCAATAACGTCAACGCCGACAAGAACAGCGAATATTTCGTCGATAATTCCGATTACACAATAAATTCCCTTCCAGGAACCGGTTTCGGCGGGCTTACCAAGGTGATGCCGGTAAACGCCCCGGTCACCAAGGACCAAACAAACCACATCAAAATCGTGATTGCCGATGCAGGAGACCAAGTGCTCAATTCATTTGTCGCGATTCAGAAGAACAGCATGAAATCCCTGGGTACCGTGAACGTTCATTATGTAGACACCACAGGCAAGCATCTGTCAGACGACGTGGCTCTTACCGGCAATATCGGCGACCCATATACAAGCGAGAAAAAGAGCTTCAACGGATACACGTTCCAGCGCGTGCAGGGCAATGAGCATGGGACCTTTGTCAATCAAACGCAGGAAGTGACCTATGTCTATTCGGCCGTTACAACCCCCGCGAGCACCCAGCCCAAGCCTACACTTGCGGAAACAGGAGCGACGGTACTTCCCGTGGTTGGTCTGATGTCTCTTCTGCTGACGGCCGCTTGCGGAATGCTGTTAGGCAAGCGCCGCAACAGTTGA
- a CDS encoding BspA family leucine-rich repeat surface protein, producing the protein MGKRQRTLVGAVVALAFFVCPIIVSANGEETVQNSSISNISETNQSTQLDGTGTKIGQGSALEGQKSPVGATSQQSAQPGISQLPSSDKPSSQATDTSSASTVSAQGDGASCGDSGNWGGSSGQAYWSSSRNGADCVVTIGPGSIDGSAGAPWSINNPLHNEVSAIHFANTTGVVRLSGNIAGMFSSMTKLKEVRISNQANFDVRNAGGDFSQLFADCPNLQNIDLAVWKSAHPQKMTMMFHGDTSLTNLDLSGWNTSEATDMSAMFQGDGALQTVNVAGWDVSQVADMSDMFNGDSALTSIAGMDAWHAAKLTGMARMFCGDGALTHLNLSGFNTSLVKDMSKLFYLCRNLKTVDGLANWDTGQVELMPSMFSMVEQVPNLPLPGNPAYAQQVGPSDLSGVAHWNVSKVRGFSRMFMGLNSVSALDLSAWKTSSAVSMQAMFAGCSTLNEVKGLGGTKWNTAHVNDMSYMFYLDEALTHLGDLSRWSTGNVQNMEGMFRYDEALSDVRGMSKWKTERVTSMAAMFQRNRARTDLKDVSMWKTPHVTLMWDMFGGDSNLKSLDVSGWDTSKVTSMTYMFQGTGITSLDLSSWDTTHVQATKDAAACSNGTVKADAGTCRVLPEYLNELSVGPKTKLTPEFFSGEPMNTKGYTGRWARDDDSWASDEGSDANEQLAERCPGTGTTGQKPQTYLWQQTAQISFDANLPLSDSKLSGGLPSAIQVTGAEVSKKPQTVPQSSMATQGYSFTGWNTVWNGGNDQNGKPGKAYKAGDKITLDRGEVVTLYAQWKSTGGAAGSEQPVDNEQYTVRYMANEPEGLKAGGTMNDDVFTANAAAMSAYKRALADNAYTVAGYTFRGWSRVPTSSTAWAPGVELNMKPGINIMYAQWVKQGAEVSGNGEGAVAGAGNSNGINVIMQPATILAGAPQFGASPTAVAGQTVPLAAGTGNTANGNALAGGTLQDHRDSLEKTPQEDQHSVPKCVERSTGRVRNSANGISYVTGVSTLPYCEGEDESQGATQSNTAITKTSTLPAWSWLVVLVVAAIAMGAIALRQRFASRAVATSQHRKGGK; encoded by the coding sequence ATGGGAAAGCGGCAAAGAACACTCGTCGGCGCGGTTGTTGCGTTGGCGTTCTTTGTTTGCCCGATTATCGTGTCGGCCAATGGCGAGGAAACCGTTCAAAATTCGAGTATCTCGAATATTTCCGAAACCAATCAGTCAACCCAGCTTGACGGCACCGGTACGAAAATTGGGCAAGGTTCAGCGCTTGAGGGGCAGAAAAGCCCTGTCGGCGCGACTTCCCAGCAATCTGCGCAACCTGGCATTTCACAATTGCCGTCTTCCGACAAACCGAGTTCGCAAGCGACTGATACTTCTTCTGCTTCCACAGTGTCAGCGCAGGGCGACGGGGCGAGTTGCGGAGATTCCGGCAATTGGGGCGGTTCGTCCGGTCAGGCTTACTGGTCTTCTTCACGCAATGGGGCCGATTGCGTAGTTACGATTGGCCCGGGTTCGATCGATGGTTCCGCTGGTGCTCCTTGGTCGATAAACAATCCATTGCATAATGAGGTCTCCGCCATCCATTTCGCAAACACCACAGGCGTTGTCCGTCTCAGCGGCAACATTGCCGGAATGTTTTCCTCAATGACGAAGTTGAAGGAAGTCCGGATCAGTAATCAAGCCAATTTTGACGTGCGCAACGCCGGTGGTGATTTCTCGCAGTTGTTCGCCGATTGCCCGAATCTTCAAAACATCGATCTTGCGGTGTGGAAATCGGCCCATCCTCAAAAAATGACGATGATGTTCCATGGCGACACCTCGCTGACCAATCTTGACCTTTCCGGCTGGAACACGTCGGAGGCCACGGACATGTCTGCCATGTTCCAAGGCGATGGCGCCCTGCAAACCGTCAATGTCGCCGGTTGGGACGTCTCCCAGGTCGCCGATATGTCCGATATGTTCAACGGCGACAGTGCCCTGACTTCAATAGCCGGCATGGACGCTTGGCACGCCGCGAAGCTCACCGGCATGGCCCGTATGTTCTGCGGCGACGGTGCGCTGACGCACCTGAATCTTTCCGGCTTCAACACCTCGCTTGTCAAAGACATGTCGAAGCTCTTCTACCTTTGCAGGAACCTCAAGACCGTCGACGGCTTGGCCAATTGGGACACCGGCCAGGTGGAGCTGATGCCGTCCATGTTCTCCATGGTCGAGCAGGTGCCCAACCTCCCGCTTCCGGGCAACCCCGCTTACGCGCAGCAGGTAGGCCCCTCGGACCTTTCGGGTGTCGCCCATTGGAACGTAAGCAAGGTCCGCGGCTTCAGCCGGATGTTCATGGGCCTGAACTCGGTCTCTGCCCTCGATCTTTCCGCGTGGAAGACGTCTTCGGCGGTTTCCATGCAGGCGATGTTCGCCGGTTGCTCCACGCTCAACGAGGTCAAGGGCCTCGGCGGCACCAAGTGGAACACGGCCCACGTCAACGATATGTCATACATGTTCTATCTCGATGAGGCCCTCACGCATCTGGGCGATCTTTCGCGTTGGAGCACCGGCAACGTGCAGAACATGGAAGGCATGTTCCGTTACGACGAAGCCCTTTCGGACGTTCGCGGCATGAGCAAGTGGAAGACGGAGCGGGTCACCTCCATGGCCGCCATGTTCCAGCGCAACCGCGCCCGCACCGACCTCAAGGACGTTTCGATGTGGAAGACGCCTCACGTCACGCTGATGTGGGATATGTTCGGCGGCGACAGCAACCTCAAGTCCCTCGACGTCTCCGGTTGGGATACGTCCAAGGTCACCAGCATGACCTATATGTTCCAGGGCACGGGCATCACCTCGCTCGATCTTTCCAGCTGGGACACCACCCACGTACAGGCCACCAAGGATGCCGCCGCCTGCTCCAACGGCACGGTGAAGGCCGACGCCGGCACCTGCCGTGTGCTGCCCGAATACCTCAACGAACTTTCCGTCGGCCCCAAGACGAAGCTGACGCCCGAGTTCTTCAGCGGCGAGCCCATGAACACCAAGGGCTACACCGGCCGCTGGGCTCGTGACGACGACAGCTGGGCCAGCGACGAGGGCAGCGACGCCAACGAGCAGCTTGCCGAGCGTTGCCCTGGAACAGGCACTACCGGTCAGAAGCCCCAGACCTACCTTTGGCAGCAGACCGCGCAGATCAGCTTCGACGCCAACCTTCCGCTTAGCGATTCCAAACTTTCCGGCGGACTGCCGAGTGCGATCCAAGTGACGGGCGCCGAGGTCTCGAAGAAACCGCAGACGGTTCCGCAATCCTCGATGGCGACGCAAGGCTATAGCTTCACAGGTTGGAACACCGTCTGGAATGGCGGCAACGACCAGAACGGCAAGCCCGGCAAGGCCTATAAGGCCGGCGACAAGATCACGCTCGATCGCGGTGAAGTGGTCACGTTGTATGCACAATGGAAGTCCACCGGCGGCGCGGCAGGTTCCGAGCAGCCCGTTGACAACGAGCAGTACACCGTGCGCTATATGGCCAACGAGCCTGAAGGTCTCAAGGCCGGCGGCACCATGAACGACGACGTGTTCACCGCGAATGCGGCGGCTATGAGCGCCTACAAACGTGCGCTCGCCGATAACGCGTACACGGTTGCGGGCTATACGTTCCGCGGTTGGAGCCGTGTGCCGACTTCGAGCACTGCCTGGGCTCCGGGCGTCGAGCTCAACATGAAGCCCGGCATCAACATCATGTATGCCCAGTGGGTCAAGCAGGGGGCTGAGGTTTCCGGCAACGGCGAAGGCGCGGTTGCGGGCGCTGGCAACTCCAACGGCATCAACGTCATTATGCAGCCTGCCACCATATTGGCCGGCGCTCCTCAGTTCGGCGCGTCACCTACGGCGGTCGCCGGTCAGACGGTGCCTCTGGCTGCCGGCACAGGCAATACCGCCAACGGCAACGCGCTTGCAGGCGGTACGCTGCAAGACCATCGTGATTCCCTCGAGAAGACGCCTCAGGAAGACCAGCACAGCGTGCCTAAGTGCGTGGAACGGTCTACCGGAAGGGTCCGCAACAGTGCCAACGGCATCAGCTACGTGACGGGAGTCTCCACGCTGCCTTATTGCGAAGGCGAAGACGAAAGCCAAGGGGCAACCCAGTCCAACACGGCGATTACCAAGACGTCAACGCTTCCGGCCTGGTCGTGGCTGGTCGTGCTGGTCGTGGCCGCGATAGCGATGGGTGCGATCGCGTTGCGTCAGCGCTTTGCTTCCCGTGCGGTGGCGACATCGCAGCACAGGAAGGGAGGCAAGTGA
- a CDS encoding isopeptide-forming domain-containing fimbrial protein → MKQGRVTKLMASLVACVAGVAMMGFGVTSASAADPDPDEKVDLTITGDATTLDGHKFNAVKLADYINQTTDSVGIQTVADMKAAIKAAAVASGTSLTDNQDAMATLVAKWGPDTTDETASPYAGVRRNFVNELVKQSDIKTAIAGATTPNTATFTAGGASFSIPNGIYLIEDVTGGKVEVSIPILVSTKGYIDQSVGTGEIEAKIEPITITKKREHPTYDVGDYVKYTIKSQVPVYTNLTSMTLDVIDNLGKGLSYDLAYGTKPVVKIGGTTLTAADYDLTVGKANTTGGWDTVTGNDKVAGAQITFGLGKYIKKKIDSDPKDYSLAGKDIVITFYAMVNKDALTLGNPDGNSGVDGNGIINKAKIQYTNDDHIVTTNAPNVYIYTGSFSVEKYSETNKAEKLTGAKFNIFRGKDATGNTLKFVDEGADANGVHQYRTAEPGETTTDLLEAPFKVNGLSDDTYAIKEKEAPSGYKLLDFHFNAIITHTTRSNDPDGVGQPTSDVEYSFGEDDQFGLAEQVGSTAVYKVYNIQSFTQLPAAGAVGILMRVALGVVLLGVAGVLYMSMRKGKNARKVVRRH, encoded by the coding sequence ATGAAACAAGGAAGAGTAACGAAGCTTATGGCTTCCCTCGTCGCTTGCGTGGCCGGCGTGGCCATGATGGGCTTCGGCGTCACCAGTGCCTCGGCAGCGGATCCCGATCCTGACGAAAAAGTGGATCTGACTATTACCGGTGATGCAACGACATTGGATGGTCATAAGTTCAATGCGGTGAAGCTTGCCGACTATATCAATCAGACCACGGATTCAGTCGGTATTCAGACTGTTGCTGATATGAAAGCTGCGATTAAGGCTGCTGCTGTAGCTAGCGGTACCTCACTCACTGATAATCAAGATGCCATGGCTACTTTGGTCGCCAAGTGGGGGCCTGACACCACCGACGAAACCGCTTCTCCGTATGCCGGCGTACGTCGTAATTTCGTCAACGAGCTGGTAAAGCAGAGTGACATTAAGACCGCTATCGCTGGGGCGACCACTCCCAACACCGCGACCTTTACTGCTGGTGGAGCAAGCTTCAGCATTCCCAATGGCATTTATCTCATTGAAGATGTCACTGGAGGCAAGGTTGAGGTTTCTATCCCGATTTTGGTTAGCACTAAGGGCTATATCGATCAGAGTGTTGGTACCGGCGAGATTGAGGCCAAGATTGAGCCCATCACGATCACGAAGAAGCGTGAGCATCCGACCTATGACGTTGGTGATTATGTCAAATACACCATTAAGAGCCAGGTTCCGGTGTACACGAATCTTACGAGCATGACGCTGGATGTCATCGATAACCTTGGTAAGGGACTTTCTTACGATCTTGCCTATGGCACCAAGCCGGTCGTTAAGATCGGTGGCACGACACTTACTGCCGCTGATTATGATTTGACCGTGGGAAAGGCCAATACCACTGGTGGTTGGGATACGGTTACCGGCAATGACAAGGTAGCCGGAGCTCAGATTACCTTCGGCCTCGGCAAGTATATCAAGAAGAAGATTGATTCTGATCCCAAGGACTACAGCTTGGCTGGTAAGGATATCGTCATCACCTTCTACGCGATGGTCAACAAGGACGCGCTGACGCTTGGTAACCCCGACGGGAATAGCGGCGTCGATGGGAACGGCATCATCAACAAGGCCAAGATTCAGTACACCAACGATGACCACATCGTTACCACCAACGCTCCGAACGTTTACATCTACACCGGAAGCTTCAGCGTTGAGAAGTACTCTGAGACCAACAAGGCTGAGAAGCTGACTGGTGCTAAGTTCAATATCTTCCGTGGGAAAGATGCTACCGGAAATACTCTGAAGTTCGTCGATGAAGGCGCTGACGCCAATGGTGTGCATCAGTATCGTACTGCTGAACCGGGCGAAACCACCACTGATCTTTTGGAGGCTCCGTTCAAAGTCAACGGTCTGAGTGATGACACCTATGCTATCAAGGAGAAGGAGGCTCCTAGCGGTTACAAGCTCCTTGATTTCCACTTCAATGCCATAATCACGCACACTACCCGCTCCAACGATCCGGATGGTGTAGGTCAGCCGACCAGTGACGTGGAGTACTCGTTCGGTGAGGACGACCAGTTCGGCCTCGCTGAGCAGGTCGGCAGCACGGCTGTATACAAGGTCTACAACATCCAGTCCTTCACGCAGCTGCCTGCTGCAGGTGCCGTCGGCATCCTGATGCGCGTGGCTCTGGGCGTGGTGTTGCTTGGCGTGGCCGGAGTGCTCTATATGAGCATGCGAAAGGGCAAGAACGCCCGCAAGGTTGTTCGCCGTCACTAA